A single genomic interval of Picosynechococcus sp. PCC 7003 harbors:
- a CDS encoding photosystem II S4 domain protein has translation MNLPKDDLLKGVENRAELSRLLDQADQAIRTWEIVQTDFLSPPVLYEALEIFGKLTEVQVVHGGGYPQAERQRLAIAREEIPLDASHVEIAALDIAGNFLFDTATHRDFLGSLLGTGLVRDKVGDILVLGDRGAQALVIPELVPFLETSLVQVRSVPVKTRPIPIEELKVRPPKKKELTTVEASLRLDAIGSAGLGMSRAKMAEVIAGGNVRVNWKTITQSSYNVKAGDLISLRGKGRVEVGEINMTKKERYRVNLTRFV, from the coding sequence ATGAATTTACCGAAGGATGATTTACTCAAGGGCGTTGAAAACCGCGCGGAACTCAGTCGGCTGCTCGACCAAGCGGATCAGGCGATTCGCACTTGGGAAATTGTCCAGACGGATTTTCTCTCACCGCCGGTGCTCTACGAAGCTCTAGAAATTTTTGGCAAGCTCACGGAAGTCCAGGTTGTCCATGGGGGGGGCTACCCTCAAGCGGAACGACAACGGTTGGCGATCGCCCGCGAAGAAATTCCCCTCGATGCCAGCCATGTGGAAATTGCCGCCTTGGACATTGCCGGTAATTTTTTGTTTGATACAGCGACCCACCGGGATTTCTTGGGTTCGCTCCTCGGCACAGGTCTCGTGCGGGACAAAGTCGGTGACATTCTCGTCTTAGGCGATCGCGGTGCCCAGGCCTTGGTGATTCCGGAACTGGTGCCCTTTTTAGAAACATCCCTGGTGCAGGTGCGCTCTGTCCCAGTGAAAACGCGGCCGATCCCCATCGAAGAATTAAAAGTACGCCCACCAAAAAAGAAAGAACTCACCACCGTTGAAGCCTCTCTCCGTTTGGATGCCATTGGGTCGGCTGGTTTAGGGATGTCCCGGGCGAAAATGGCCGAGGTGATCGCCGGCGGCAATGTGCGGGTGAACTGGAAAACCATTACCCAAAGCAGCTACAACGTCAAAGCAGGCGATCTAATTTCCCTCAGGGGTAAAGGTCGGGTCGAAGTTGGTGAGATCAACATGACCAAAAAAGAACGCTATCGCGTTAATCTCACCCGTTTTGTTTAG
- a CDS encoding histone deacetylase: MIHVIYSDQFLDHNTGRSHPESARRLTAIAQALKTVSWANQIQWHEPTAIASRDPLHWVHQLHDDYYLKQLEKLAASGGGYWDPDTPVSPQSFNAALLAVNACLDGVDLALQTKEPVFALVRPPGHHATRSTGMGFCLLGNVATAAHYALGLAGVKKVAILDWDVHHGNGTEYLVEENPQIFYCSLHQDPAYPGTGQAHHHGSHQNILNIPLKPGADQRIYVQKFQDVVLPYLQKFQPDLLIVSAGYDATAKDPLAGMNLQPQDYKVFSEFCQQLPCPIMFALEGGYHLQSLAESVVATLEPFVQ, encoded by the coding sequence ATGATCCATGTAATTTATTCCGATCAATTTCTTGACCACAACACGGGGCGCTCCCACCCAGAAAGTGCGCGACGGTTAACGGCGATCGCCCAAGCCCTGAAAACAGTCTCCTGGGCGAACCAAATTCAGTGGCATGAACCAACGGCGATCGCCTCACGGGATCCCTTGCACTGGGTACACCAATTACATGATGACTATTACCTGAAACAACTGGAAAAATTAGCGGCATCCGGGGGCGGCTATTGGGATCCGGATACCCCCGTTTCACCCCAAAGTTTTAATGCGGCACTTTTGGCGGTCAATGCTTGTTTAGATGGGGTGGATTTAGCGCTTCAAACAAAGGAGCCTGTATTTGCCTTGGTGCGGCCCCCCGGTCATCACGCCACCCGCAGCACAGGGATGGGATTTTGCCTGTTAGGAAATGTGGCGACCGCCGCCCATTATGCCTTGGGTTTAGCGGGCGTTAAAAAAGTGGCGATCCTCGATTGGGATGTCCACCATGGCAACGGCACAGAATATTTAGTCGAGGAAAATCCCCAGATTTTTTATTGTTCTCTCCATCAGGATCCGGCTTATCCGGGCACTGGCCAGGCCCACCATCACGGCAGCCACCAAAATATTTTAAATATCCCCCTCAAACCCGGCGCAGATCAAAGGATCTATGTCCAAAAATTCCAGGACGTGGTTTTACCCTACCTGCAAAAGTTTCAACCGGATCTATTAATCGTCAGTGCAGGCTACGATGCCACCGCCAAAGATCCTTTAGCGGGAATGAATCTCCAACCCCAGGATTACAAAGTTTTTAGCGAATTTTGCCAGCAGTTACCTTGTCCAATAATGTTTGCCCTAGAAGGGGGCTATCATCTCCAATCCTTGGCGGAATCAGTGGTGGCCACCCTCGAACCTTTCGTTCAATAG
- the ftsY gene encoding signal recognition particle-docking protein FtsY → MFDWFRRKTTDKSQDTSEPTVTEEQVPESPTEEAAVPEPETPSTPEIDYLNWAKSAYKNIQEKKGIETTEAPQTETAEPQEPEPEVIAAETEPETPAPEPTATALETTEEIAPQPEAPAEVTPPEPESEPAEIEATETVTPVAPEPAPEVIAAEAENAPDSETVAAPEPETATATTPAWMKKSDGLEKLKETAIDTEGLEFDENFLWSAKVLADQGRDASDISLEEIEWLKKLRDGLGKTRRSLVNQLKAVVGQGPLNDEAVLEIESLLLQADVGIEATDYIIETLQERLRQEALPPEAAIAYLKEILRDILDKPLAKLPSTEFAPEADKLNVWMLTGVNGAGKTTTIGKLAHLANQSGYSCVIAAADTFRAAAVEQVKVWGERTDTPVIANPGKNTDPAAVVFDGITAAQARQAQILLVDTAGRLQNKKNLMDELAKIRRIVDKKAPDAQVESLLVLDATLGQNGLRQAQVFSEAAKLSGVVLTKLDGTARGGVALAVSQQLGLPIRFIGAGEGIEDLRPFSSYEFVEALLDG, encoded by the coding sequence ATCTTTGATTGGTTTCGGCGCAAGACAACTGACAAATCCCAAGACACTTCTGAACCAACCGTTACAGAAGAACAGGTGCCAGAATCTCCCACGGAGGAAGCTGCTGTCCCCGAACCAGAGACGCCATCAACCCCAGAAATTGACTACCTAAACTGGGCGAAATCCGCCTACAAAAATATCCAAGAAAAAAAGGGTATTGAAACAACGGAAGCTCCTCAAACTGAGACCGCAGAACCCCAGGAGCCAGAACCAGAAGTTATTGCCGCCGAGACCGAACCAGAAACACCAGCCCCTGAACCCACGGCAACGGCCCTAGAAACCACCGAAGAGATCGCTCCTCAACCAGAAGCCCCAGCAGAAGTAACTCCCCCAGAACCAGAGAGTGAACCAGCCGAGATCGAAGCAACCGAAACCGTTACACCTGTTGCTCCAGAGCCAGCACCAGAAGTTATTGCTGCCGAAGCAGAGAATGCCCCAGATAGCGAGACAGTAGCCGCACCGGAACCAGAAACCGCCACAGCCACCACGCCCGCCTGGATGAAAAAGTCCGATGGCCTCGAAAAGCTCAAGGAAACGGCGATTGATACCGAAGGGCTAGAGTTTGACGAAAATTTCCTCTGGTCTGCCAAGGTGCTTGCCGATCAAGGGCGTGATGCCAGTGATATTTCCCTCGAAGAAATTGAATGGCTCAAAAAGCTCCGGGATGGTCTCGGTAAAACCCGCCGCAGCTTAGTCAATCAACTCAAGGCTGTGGTCGGTCAAGGGCCGCTCAATGACGAAGCTGTATTAGAAATTGAATCACTTCTGCTCCAGGCCGATGTGGGCATTGAGGCCACTGATTACATCATCGAAACCCTCCAAGAACGACTCCGCCAGGAAGCCCTCCCCCCCGAAGCGGCGATCGCCTATCTCAAAGAAATTCTGCGGGACATCCTCGATAAACCCCTCGCGAAACTACCCAGCACCGAATTTGCCCCTGAAGCCGACAAACTCAATGTCTGGATGCTCACTGGCGTCAATGGTGCCGGAAAAACCACCACTATTGGGAAACTGGCTCACCTTGCCAATCAATCGGGCTATAGCTGTGTAATTGCTGCGGCAGACACTTTCCGGGCCGCTGCCGTCGAACAAGTAAAAGTCTGGGGCGAAAGAACAGATACCCCCGTGATCGCTAACCCCGGCAAAAATACGGATCCCGCTGCGGTCGTTTTTGATGGCATTACCGCAGCCCAAGCAAGGCAAGCGCAAATTTTGCTCGTCGATACCGCTGGCCGTCTACAAAATAAGAAAAACTTGATGGATGAGTTAGCGAAAATTCGGCGGATCGTTGATAAAAAAGCCCCCGATGCCCAGGTGGAATCCCTCTTAGTCTTGGATGCAACCCTCGGCCAAAACGGTCTGCGTCAAGCCCAGGTCTTTTCAGAAGCGGCAAAACTCAGTGGCGTTGTCCTAACGAAATTAGATGGCACGGCCCGGGGTGGGGTAGCCCTCGCCGTAAGTCAGCAACTCGGTTTACCAATTCGCTTTATCGGTGCTGGGGAAGGCATTGAGGATCTCCGTCCTTTCTCTAGCTACGAATTTGTTGAAGCGCTGCTGGACGGCTAG
- the ilvB gene encoding biosynthetic-type acetolactate synthase large subunit: MVSTTSPAATETAVRSEVRSGAYILIDSLKRHGVEYIFGYPGGAILPIYDALHPVEERGEIKHILVRHEQGASHAADGYARATGKVGVCFGTSGPGATNLVTGIATAHMDSIPMVVITGQVTRAAIGTDAFQETDIFGITLPVVKHSYVVRDPKDMARIVAEAFYIASTGRPGPVLVDVPKDVGLELCEYVPVEPGDVDIPGYKPRTEGDTSKIGEAVRLISESRKPLLYVGGGAITSGAHAEIKELAEQFQIPVTTTLMGLGAFDEHNPLSVGMLGMHGSAYANFAVSECDLLIAVGARFDDRVTGKLDEFASEAKVIHIDIDPAEVGKNRLPEVAIVGDVRHVLIEMLQQLGGKGLPLGNKPTEEWLNKIQGWKEKHPLVAPRFADSISPQSVIVELDRQAPHAYYTTDVGQHQMWAAQFLKNSPRRWISSAGLGTMGFGLPAALGAKVAIADEEVICISGDASFQMCLQELATLAQYQIKVKTVILNNGWQGMVRQWQQNFYGQRYSSSNMEAGMPNFELLAQAFGVKGMVVDHPDDLSGAIAEMLAHDGPVLLDVRVKKDENCYPMVIPGKSNAHMMGLNEG, encoded by the coding sequence GTGGTTTCAACAACTTCCCCCGCAGCAACTGAGACTGCTGTCCGTTCAGAGGTTCGTTCTGGTGCATATATCTTGATCGATAGCCTCAAGCGCCATGGTGTCGAATACATTTTTGGCTATCCCGGTGGTGCGATCCTGCCCATCTACGATGCCCTACACCCAGTGGAAGAACGGGGAGAAATTAAGCACATCCTTGTGCGCCATGAACAGGGAGCTTCCCACGCAGCCGATGGCTATGCCCGTGCCACCGGCAAAGTGGGGGTTTGTTTTGGTACCTCTGGCCCCGGAGCAACAAACCTCGTCACGGGAATTGCCACAGCCCATATGGACTCAATCCCGATGGTCGTGATTACAGGCCAAGTCACCCGCGCGGCGATCGGTACAGATGCCTTCCAGGAGACAGATATTTTTGGCATTACCCTACCCGTAGTGAAACATTCCTACGTAGTGCGGGATCCGAAGGATATGGCGCGGATCGTTGCCGAAGCCTTTTACATTGCAAGCACAGGTCGGCCCGGCCCTGTATTAGTGGATGTCCCCAAGGATGTCGGTCTGGAACTATGTGAGTATGTTCCCGTTGAACCCGGTGACGTGGATATCCCTGGTTACAAACCCCGCACCGAAGGAGACACCTCTAAAATTGGGGAAGCGGTACGTCTGATCTCTGAATCCCGTAAGCCGTTACTTTACGTCGGGGGCGGTGCCATTACCTCTGGTGCCCACGCAGAAATTAAAGAATTAGCTGAACAGTTCCAAATTCCCGTCACTACCACTCTGATGGGCTTGGGCGCTTTTGACGAGCATAACCCCTTATCGGTTGGGATGTTGGGGATGCATGGTTCGGCCTATGCCAACTTCGCCGTGAGTGAATGTGATCTGCTGATTGCGGTGGGAGCCCGTTTTGATGACCGGGTAACTGGCAAATTAGATGAGTTTGCCTCAGAAGCGAAGGTGATTCACATCGATATTGACCCCGCTGAGGTGGGTAAAAATCGTTTACCGGAAGTGGCCATTGTTGGTGATGTGCGCCATGTGTTGATCGAGATGTTGCAGCAACTGGGTGGTAAAGGTTTACCCCTCGGTAATAAGCCCACGGAAGAATGGCTCAATAAGATTCAAGGCTGGAAAGAAAAACATCCTTTGGTCGCGCCTCGCTTTGCGGATTCGATCTCGCCCCAGTCGGTGATCGTGGAGTTAGACCGCCAGGCTCCCCATGCCTACTACACAACGGATGTGGGTCAACACCAGATGTGGGCTGCCCAGTTCCTGAAAAATAGCCCCCGCCGCTGGATCTCCAGTGCAGGCTTGGGCACCATGGGCTTTGGCCTTCCGGCGGCTCTGGGGGCAAAGGTGGCGATCGCCGATGAAGAGGTGATTTGTATCAGTGGAGATGCCAGTTTCCAGATGTGTTTGCAAGAGTTGGCAACCCTGGCCCAATACCAAATCAAGGTGAAGACGGTGATCCTCAACAACGGCTGGCAGGGGATGGTGCGCCAGTGGCAACAAAACTTCTACGGCCAGCGTTATTCTTCCTCCAACATGGAAGCGGGGATGCCGAACTTTGAACTGCTCGCCCAGGCCTTTGGCGTGAAGGGGATGGTGGTGGATCATCCGGACGATCTGTCGGGGGCGATCGCCGAAATGTTGGCCCATGACGGCCCCGTATTGTTGGATGTGCGGGTGAAAAAAGATGAAAACTGCTATCCGATGGTCATCCCCGGCAAGAGCAATGCCCACATGATGGGTTTGAATGAAGGCTAA
- a CDS encoding FAD-binding domain-containing protein — translation MGELVLHWHRRDLRLQDNVALAEARQQSAKVIGIFCFDPAILEKEDVAPARVKYLLACLAELAENYQKAGSQLLIFQGNPLEVLPKVAESLKAHTVYWNLDVEPYAQQRDHQMAITLRQVGAKVETFWDQLLHAPGKVFTQSKKPYSVYSPFWKNWSQKTKAAPVAALKDCQGLSNAEQKLAKKLGAIALPSLADLGFSWDKPFTVPVGEAASLEQLTRFTENLIEKYDGDRNFPATDGTSRLSAALKFGAIGIRTVWQATETALEHCRSKEAEAGVTTWQQELAWREFYQHCLFFFPELAQGPYREEFKDFPWENDAQKFQAWCAGATGYPIIDAAMRQLNETGWMHNRCRMIVASFLTKDLIIDWRWGEKYFMQTLVDGDLSANNGGWQWSASSGMDPKPLRIFNPYTQAQKFDPEADYIRHWLPNLRSLDTQVLLTGQIPRLLCQQYNYPEPIVEHRVRQREFKRLYKLVKDKA, via the coding sequence ATGGGTGAACTCGTTTTACATTGGCATCGGCGAGATTTGCGGCTACAGGATAATGTGGCCTTGGCAGAAGCACGGCAGCAGTCGGCTAAGGTGATCGGCATTTTCTGCTTCGATCCAGCCATTTTAGAAAAAGAAGATGTGGCCCCGGCACGGGTAAAGTATCTGTTAGCTTGCCTGGCGGAGTTGGCAGAAAATTACCAAAAAGCGGGTAGTCAACTGTTGATTTTCCAGGGGAATCCCCTAGAAGTATTGCCGAAAGTCGCAGAATCTCTCAAAGCCCATACGGTCTACTGGAATCTGGACGTAGAACCCTACGCCCAACAGCGGGATCACCAAATGGCGATCACCTTGCGTCAGGTGGGGGCCAAGGTAGAAACCTTTTGGGATCAGCTCCTCCATGCACCGGGGAAGGTCTTCACCCAATCGAAAAAGCCCTACAGCGTTTATTCGCCGTTCTGGAAAAACTGGTCACAAAAGACAAAAGCCGCGCCCGTTGCCGCCCTAAAAGATTGCCAAGGATTGAGCAATGCAGAACAGAAACTAGCAAAAAAACTAGGGGCGATCGCCTTACCGAGTTTGGCTGATCTGGGTTTTAGTTGGGATAAGCCTTTTACTGTGCCCGTGGGGGAAGCGGCGAGCCTGGAACAACTCACTCGTTTTACGGAAAATTTGATTGAAAAATACGATGGCGATCGCAACTTTCCGGCCACCGATGGCACCTCCCGCCTGAGTGCTGCGTTGAAATTTGGGGCGATCGGCATTCGGACGGTTTGGCAAGCCACGGAAACCGCCCTAGAACATTGCCGCAGTAAAGAAGCAGAAGCTGGCGTCACCACCTGGCAGCAGGAATTAGCCTGGCGAGAATTTTATCAACACTGTCTCTTTTTCTTTCCGGAACTTGCCCAGGGGCCATACCGGGAAGAGTTTAAAGATTTTCCCTGGGAAAATGACGCACAGAAATTCCAAGCCTGGTGCGCAGGTGCAACGGGCTATCCAATTATTGATGCGGCGATGCGCCAACTGAACGAAACGGGCTGGATGCACAATCGCTGCCGGATGATTGTCGCCAGTTTTCTCACCAAAGATTTGATTATCGACTGGCGTTGGGGCGAAAAATATTTCATGCAAACCCTCGTCGATGGGGATCTCTCCGCGAATAATGGCGGTTGGCAGTGGAGTGCTTCTAGTGGCATGGATCCCAAACCCCTGCGAATTTTTAATCCCTATACCCAAGCTCAAAAGTTTGACCCCGAAGCAGACTATATTCGCCACTGGTTGCCCAATTTAAGGAGTTTAGATACCCAGGTTTTACTTACAGGTCAAATTCCCCGTTTACTCTGTCAGCAGTACAACTATCCGGAACCGATTGTGGAGCACCGGGTACGGCAGCGGGAATTTAAGCGCCTCTATAAATTAGTTAAAGACAAAGCCTAA